AAGACGCCTTCGGACTCGCGGCGCATGCTCAGCCGAGGGGCTGCCCGAGCGCCGCGGCGACCTTGCGCACGTCGCTCATCATCTCGGTGAACATGTCGAAGGTCAGGGCCTGGGGCCCGTCCGACAGCGCCTTGCTCGGATTGGGGTGGACCTCGACGATCACGCCGTCCACGCCCGTGGCGGCGGCGGCGCGCGCCATCGGCGCGACCGCCTTGGCGACGCCGGTGCCGTGCGACGGATCGACGACGATGGGCAGGTGGGTGATGGCTCGGAGCAGAGGCAACACCCCGAGGTCGAGCGTGTTGCGGGTCAGCGTCTCGTAGGTGCGAATGCCGCGCTCGCAGAGCATCACCTGGTAGT
This portion of the Cytophagia bacterium CHB2 genome encodes:
- the aroF gene encoding 3-deoxy-7-phosphoheptulonate synthase yields the protein EEGLALLAEARRATGMPVITEAQDTETPTVVAEHADILQIGARNMQNFSLLEAVGALGKPVMLKRGIASTVNEWLMAAEYIVSRGNYQVMLCERGIRTYETLTRNTLDLGVLPLLRAITHLPIVVDPSHGTGVAKAVAPMARAAAATGVDGVIVEVHPNPSKALSDGPQALTFDMFTEMMSDVRKVAAALGQPLG